A genomic stretch from Vibrio coralliilyticus includes:
- a CDS encoding TRAP transporter substrate-binding protein yields the protein MLKPLTLLSASILAVTSFNAAANCDPGETVIKFSHVTNTDKHPKGIAASLLEKRVNEEMNGKVCMQVFPNSTLYDDNKVLEALLNGDVQLAAPSLSKFEKFTKKYRIFDLPFLFEDVAAVDRFQNSESGEKLKNAMKRRGLQGLAFWHNGMKQMSANKPLLTPEDAKGLKFRVQASDVLVAQFEQLGANPQKMSFKEVYGGLQTKVIDGQENTWSNIYGKKFFEVQDGITETNHGILDYLVVTSNDFWKNLPADQREQLNTIIQEVTAQRNAESTKVNLANKNNIIEAGGEVRSLTPEQRQQWVTALQPVWKKFEKDIGSDLIEAALASNQ from the coding sequence ATGCTAAAGCCTTTGACCCTACTATCTGCCTCCATTCTTGCTGTAACTAGTTTTAACGCTGCTGCGAACTGTGACCCTGGTGAAACCGTGATTAAGTTCAGCCATGTGACGAATACAGATAAACACCCTAAAGGTATTGCGGCTTCACTACTGGAAAAACGTGTTAACGAAGAGATGAATGGAAAAGTGTGTATGCAGGTTTTCCCGAATTCGACGCTTTACGATGACAATAAAGTGCTGGAAGCGCTGCTAAACGGTGACGTGCAACTTGCTGCCCCTTCTCTTTCTAAGTTTGAAAAGTTCACGAAGAAATACCGTATCTTTGACTTACCATTTTTGTTTGAAGATGTAGCTGCGGTTGATCGATTCCAAAACTCAGAATCTGGTGAGAAGCTAAAAAATGCAATGAAGCGTCGTGGCCTACAAGGTCTGGCCTTCTGGCATAATGGCATGAAGCAAATGTCGGCAAACAAGCCTCTTTTGACGCCTGAAGACGCAAAAGGTCTTAAATTCCGTGTTCAAGCGTCTGATGTATTGGTGGCGCAGTTCGAGCAACTTGGCGCAAACCCACAGAAGATGTCGTTTAAAGAAGTGTATGGCGGTCTACAAACTAAGGTTATTGACGGTCAAGAAAACACTTGGTCAAACATCTACGGTAAGAAGTTCTTTGAAGTTCAGGACGGCATTACAGAAACCAACCACGGTATCCTTGATTACCTTGTAGTTACCTCGAACGACTTCTGGAAAAATCTCCCTGCGGATCAGCGTGAGCAATTGAATACCATTATTCAGGAAGTTACCGCTCAGCGTAATGCTGAATCCACAAAAGTGAATCTAGCGAATAAGAATAACATTATCGAAGCGGGGGGTGAGGTTCGCTCGCTAACGCCTGAGCAGCGTCAGCAATGGGTTACTGCGTTGCAACCTGTTTGGAAGAAGTTTGAAAAAGACATAGGTTCAGATCTGATCGAAGCGGCACTGGCCTCTAACCAGTAA
- a CDS encoding TRAP transporter large permease, with product MDILFLFVMVVGFMLIGVPIAVSLGLSSILFLMMHSDASLASVAQTLFNAFAGHYTLLAIPFFILASSFMSTGGVAKRIIRFAIAMVGWFRGGLAMASVVACMMFAALSGSSPATVVAIGSIVIAGMIKNGYSKDFAAGVICNAGTLGILIPPSIVMVVYAAATDVSVGRMFLGGVIPGLLAGVMLMIAIYIAARVKNLPKQPFVGWGEMFAAAKDASWGLLLVVIILGGIYGGIFTPTEAAAVAAVYSFLIANFIYKDMGPFADKNNRKPVVVKVFQAFVHKDTKHTLYDAGKLTIMLLFIIANALILKHVLTEERIPQMITESMLSAGLGPITFLIVVNVLLLIGGQFMEPSGLLIIVAPLVFPIAIALGIDPIHLGIMMVVNMEIGMITPPVGLNLFVTAGVAKMSMMQVVKAALPWVAVMFLFLIIVTYVPWVSTWLPTTLMGPEIITK from the coding sequence ATGGATATTCTGTTTTTATTCGTAATGGTGGTTGGCTTTATGCTGATTGGTGTGCCAATCGCTGTATCGCTTGGCCTATCGAGTATCCTGTTTTTGATGATGCACTCTGACGCTTCTTTAGCCTCGGTAGCGCAAACCCTGTTCAATGCATTTGCAGGTCACTATACCTTACTCGCTATTCCATTCTTTATTTTGGCATCAAGCTTTATGTCGACTGGTGGTGTGGCTAAGCGAATTATTCGTTTTGCTATTGCAATGGTCGGCTGGTTCCGTGGCGGATTGGCGATGGCTTCTGTCGTTGCATGTATGATGTTCGCCGCCTTGTCTGGTTCATCACCAGCCACGGTTGTCGCCATCGGTAGTATCGTTATCGCAGGTATGATCAAAAACGGTTACTCCAAAGACTTTGCCGCTGGGGTAATTTGTAACGCGGGTACGCTAGGGATCTTGATCCCACCGTCAATCGTTATGGTTGTATACGCCGCTGCGACGGACGTGTCAGTTGGGCGTATGTTCCTCGGCGGTGTGATTCCAGGTCTTCTGGCGGGTGTGATGCTGATGATCGCTATCTATATTGCAGCGCGGGTAAAAAATCTGCCGAAACAGCCATTTGTTGGCTGGGGCGAAATGTTCGCAGCAGCGAAAGATGCGAGCTGGGGGTTATTGCTAGTAGTGATCATCCTAGGCGGTATCTATGGCGGCATCTTTACCCCAACAGAGGCGGCAGCCGTAGCGGCGGTATACTCGTTCCTGATTGCAAACTTTATTTACAAAGACATGGGCCCATTTGCCGATAAAAACAATCGCAAACCGGTCGTCGTAAAAGTCTTCCAAGCGTTTGTTCACAAAGATACTAAACATACGCTTTATGATGCCGGTAAACTGACCATTATGCTGCTGTTTATCATTGCTAATGCCCTGATTCTTAAGCATGTACTGACAGAAGAGCGCATCCCGCAGATGATTACCGAGTCGATGTTATCTGCTGGCCTTGGGCCGATTACTTTCCTCATTGTGGTCAACGTTTTGCTTCTGATTGGTGGTCAGTTTATGGAGCCGTCGGGCCTGCTGATCATTGTTGCTCCGTTGGTATTCCCCATCGCTATTGCATTGGGTATCGACCCAATTCACCTTGGTATCATGATGGTTGTGAACATGGAAATTGGGATGATCACACCACCTGTCGGGCTCAATTTATTTGTGACGGCTGGGGTCGCTAAGATGTCAATGATGCAGGTGGTCAAGGCTGCGCTCCCTTGGGTCGCGGTGATGTTCTTGTTCCTCATTATTGTTACTTACGTGCCATGGGTGTCAACTTGGCTGCCTACAACATTGATGGGACCGGAAATCATTACTAAATGA
- a CDS encoding sensor histidine kinase has product MSPFRRANAYLLILYLLCLVIGSQWVWNYHYQSLLDEHQAQLDRFASHIASRLDKYAHLPQLLAKDTELISALMQPDNPAQLDITNRYLENVNNIIQASDTYLIDRVGNTIAASNWNLDRSFIGKNFAWRPYFSEAVKGHSSQYFALGSTSGQRGYYYSFPVVYAGEIAGVIVVKMDLSAIEENWKSKQNTFVATDSYDVIFMSSNPQWLFKSLITLSESERQQITSSRQYLDKDIQSLGLVGQLDKPQSELENRFLGWIQGDYIVSSRPLSLLDLTIRVLTEKTTVFWSTLSFALILTLLFVIAFLTLQLTYQRHLKKRQFEQLQSEAKQKLEFLVLERTSELQAEVMERSRTEQILRQTQDELIQAAKLAVLGQMSASISHELNNPLAAIRSFADNGRRFLGKNKLDRVDDNLKRISALTDRMAKISNQLKSFTRKSDTSDKSVLDIEPILLSAKELVAPQIKSYRVELATQFNHTTAAAEVNAIQLEQVLINLITNAAQAVEEQDERKVVLSTEQTDTEIHICIDDNGPGIEKEQAKHLFEPFFTTKKNGLGLGLSISQQIIKAMNGQLRVEDSPYGGARFTIQLPFSTSAPKETAKES; this is encoded by the coding sequence ATGTCACCTTTTCGTCGGGCAAACGCCTACCTGTTGATTCTTTATCTACTCTGTCTTGTTATCGGTTCACAATGGGTATGGAATTACCACTATCAATCTTTGTTAGACGAACACCAAGCTCAGCTCGACCGATTCGCTAGCCACATTGCCTCAAGACTGGATAAGTACGCTCACCTCCCCCAGTTACTGGCTAAAGACACAGAGTTAATTTCGGCCTTAATGCAGCCTGACAATCCGGCTCAACTAGACATCACCAATCGTTATCTGGAAAACGTCAATAACATCATCCAGGCGTCAGACACTTATCTGATTGATCGAGTCGGTAACACCATCGCGGCGAGTAACTGGAATTTAGATCGTTCTTTTATTGGCAAAAACTTCGCTTGGCGACCCTATTTTTCTGAAGCCGTGAAAGGTCATTCCAGCCAATATTTCGCGCTTGGCTCAACCTCTGGACAAAGAGGCTATTACTACTCTTTCCCCGTAGTTTACGCGGGTGAAATTGCAGGCGTCATCGTCGTTAAGATGGACCTGTCTGCAATCGAAGAAAATTGGAAAAGTAAGCAAAACACCTTTGTCGCTACCGATAGCTACGATGTCATTTTCATGTCGAGTAATCCCCAATGGCTCTTTAAAAGTTTAATTACACTTTCAGAATCAGAGCGACAGCAGATCACCTCCAGCAGGCAGTATTTAGATAAAGACATTCAGTCGCTCGGATTGGTCGGTCAACTCGATAAGCCCCAGTCCGAACTAGAGAATCGTTTTCTTGGTTGGATTCAAGGCGATTATATCGTCTCTAGCCGCCCACTTTCTTTGCTTGATCTGACCATTCGTGTCCTGACTGAAAAGACAACCGTATTTTGGTCTACTTTGAGTTTCGCACTGATACTAACTCTGCTGTTTGTGATTGCGTTTTTGACATTGCAACTGACTTATCAGAGACACCTGAAAAAACGACAGTTTGAGCAATTGCAGTCTGAAGCCAAGCAAAAGCTAGAGTTTTTGGTTTTGGAACGAACATCAGAGTTACAAGCTGAAGTGATGGAACGGTCTCGCACCGAACAGATTTTACGCCAAACACAAGACGAGCTAATTCAAGCAGCGAAGCTGGCTGTTCTTGGTCAGATGTCAGCCAGTATAAGCCATGAACTGAATAATCCACTCGCCGCCATTCGAAGCTTTGCAGATAACGGCCGTCGCTTTCTCGGCAAAAATAAACTCGATCGTGTTGATGACAACCTAAAGCGCATCTCAGCATTGACTGACCGGATGGCAAAAATTAGCAATCAGTTAAAATCCTTTACCCGCAAATCAGACACCAGCGACAAAAGCGTTCTCGATATCGAACCTATCCTGCTATCAGCGAAGGAACTGGTTGCACCTCAGATAAAATCTTATCGGGTAGAATTAGCCACACAATTTAATCACACCACAGCAGCGGCTGAGGTCAATGCGATTCAGCTGGAACAGGTTTTGATCAATCTGATCACTAACGCCGCTCAAGCCGTGGAAGAACAAGATGAGCGTAAAGTGGTGTTGTCTACCGAACAAACAGACACGGAAATACACATCTGCATCGATGATAACGGCCCAGGTATTGAGAAAGAGCAAGCCAAGCACCTTTTTGAGCCCTTTTTTACCACCAAGAAAAATGGATTAGGGCTGGGATTGTCCATTTCACAACAAATTATTAAAGCAATGAATGGCCAGTTAAGGGTAGAAGACTCTCCTTATGGGGGAGCCCGATTTACCATACAATTACCATTTAGTACTTCAGCCCCAAAAGAGACAGCAAAGGAATCTTGA
- the tig gene encoding trigger factor has product MQVTVETLEGLERRLNITVPAANIEDAVTAELRNIAKNRRFDGFRKGKVPLKMVAKMYGKAVRQDVMGEVMQRHFIEAIVKEKINPAGAPTFAPVESKEGEDLVFNATFEVYPEVELKGLENIAVEKPTTEVQDADVEEMIETLRKQQATWAEVEEAAAEGKRVTIDFVGSIDGEEFEGGKAENFPLEMGAGRMIPGFEDGIAGKTAGMEFEIDVTFPEDYHAENLKGKAAKFAIKVNKVEARELPELNDEFVSKFGVAEGGVDALKAEVRKNMERELKQAVKNRIKEQAIDGLVKENEIDVPAALIDQEIGTLRQQAAQRFGGNPEAAEQLPRELFEEQAKRRVVVGLLLGEVIKSEELKADDEKVKSLIEEMATAYEDPSEVIAYYEQNTQMMDNMRNVALEEQAIDAIIAKAQISEKEVSFNELMNQQQPA; this is encoded by the coding sequence ATGCAAGTTACTGTTGAAACGCTAGAGGGCCTAGAGCGCCGTCTAAACATTACTGTTCCTGCTGCAAACATCGAAGATGCTGTAACAGCTGAACTACGCAACATCGCAAAGAACCGTCGTTTCGATGGTTTCCGTAAGGGTAAAGTGCCTCTGAAAATGGTTGCGAAGATGTACGGCAAAGCAGTACGTCAAGACGTGATGGGTGAAGTTATGCAACGTCACTTCATCGAAGCGATCGTTAAAGAGAAAATCAACCCAGCAGGCGCACCAACTTTTGCTCCAGTTGAGAGCAAAGAAGGTGAAGATCTCGTTTTCAACGCAACTTTCGAAGTTTACCCAGAAGTTGAGCTGAAAGGTCTAGAGAACATCGCTGTTGAAAAACCAACCACTGAAGTTCAAGACGCAGACGTTGAAGAAATGATCGAAACGCTACGTAAGCAGCAAGCAACTTGGGCAGAAGTTGAAGAAGCAGCGGCAGAAGGTAAGCGTGTTACTATCGACTTCGTTGGTTCTATCGATGGCGAAGAGTTTGAAGGTGGTAAAGCTGAGAACTTCCCTCTAGAAATGGGTGCAGGTCGCATGATCCCTGGTTTTGAAGACGGTATCGCAGGTAAAACTGCTGGTATGGAGTTCGAAATCGATGTGACTTTCCCAGAAGATTACCACGCTGAAAACCTAAAAGGTAAAGCGGCGAAGTTTGCTATCAAAGTAAACAAAGTTGAAGCTCGTGAACTACCAGAACTTAACGACGAGTTCGTTTCTAAGTTCGGCGTTGCTGAGGGTGGTGTTGACGCTCTTAAAGCAGAAGTTCGTAAGAACATGGAACGTGAGCTTAAGCAAGCAGTTAAAAACCGCATCAAAGAGCAGGCTATCGACGGTCTAGTGAAAGAAAACGAAATCGACGTACCAGCTGCACTTATCGATCAAGAAATCGGTACGCTACGTCAGCAAGCGGCACAACGCTTCGGTGGTAACCCTGAAGCTGCTGAGCAACTTCCACGTGAACTATTCGAAGAGCAAGCTAAGCGTCGTGTAGTCGTTGGCCTTCTTCTAGGTGAAGTCATCAAGTCTGAAGAGCTAAAAGCTGACGATGAGAAAGTGAAATCACTTATCGAAGAAATGGCGACAGCTTACGAAGACCCATCAGAAGTGATTGCTTACTACGAGCAAAACACTCAAATGATGGACAACATGCGTAATGTTGCTCTAGAAGAGCAAGCTATTGATGCGATCATCGCTAAAGCACAGATTTCTGAAAAGGAAGTTAGCTTCAACGAGCTAATGAACCAACAGCAGCCCGCTTAA
- a CDS encoding DUF2789 domain-containing protein: protein MEMHQHSMPDLFRQLGLDSSEESIRDFVNNHSGLVVGTALYEAFFWSPSQATFLKEAIEEDADWAEVVDQLDAMLRG, encoded by the coding sequence ATGGAAATGCACCAACACTCTATGCCAGATTTGTTTCGACAACTTGGGTTAGATAGCTCCGAAGAGAGTATTCGGGATTTCGTGAATAATCACAGCGGGTTGGTAGTTGGCACGGCGTTATATGAAGCGTTTTTCTGGTCACCGTCTCAGGCTACGTTTTTAAAAGAAGCGATAGAAGAAGATGCTGACTGGGCGGAAGTTGTCGACCAGCTTGATGCCATGCTGAGAGGTTAG
- a CDS encoding carbohydrate ABC transporter permease, protein MTHNVNFARLFIYSALIFFCLVYLMPLFVMVITSFKTLPDIKAGNLMSLPKEWVFDAWYKAWDGACTGVKCEGVKGYFWNSFQMVIPAVAISTLLGAFNGYVVTKWQFRGSNLFFSLLLFGCFIPFQVILLPMAAVLGKLGLANTTAGLVTVHVIYGMAFTTLFFRNFYISIPDELIKAAKLDGAGFFTIFFKILLPLSTPIIMVTVIWQFTSIWNDFLFGVVYSGSDTQPITVALNNLVNTSTGVKEYNVDMAAAIIAALPTLLVYVLAGKYFVRGLTAGSVKG, encoded by the coding sequence ATGACTCACAACGTGAATTTTGCTCGCCTGTTCATATACTCAGCGCTGATTTTCTTCTGTCTGGTTTATCTGATGCCGTTGTTTGTCATGGTCATCACGTCATTCAAAACCTTACCAGATATCAAAGCGGGTAATTTGATGAGCCTACCTAAAGAGTGGGTGTTTGACGCTTGGTATAAAGCTTGGGACGGAGCTTGCACCGGAGTGAAATGTGAAGGTGTGAAAGGTTATTTCTGGAACTCTTTCCAGATGGTGATACCTGCTGTTGCGATCTCAACCTTACTTGGCGCTTTTAATGGCTATGTTGTGACTAAGTGGCAGTTCCGTGGTTCGAATCTCTTCTTTAGCTTGCTGCTGTTTGGCTGCTTTATCCCATTTCAGGTCATCTTGCTGCCTATGGCGGCGGTACTAGGTAAGTTGGGTCTAGCTAATACCACTGCGGGCTTGGTGACCGTTCACGTTATCTACGGTATGGCCTTTACGACATTGTTCTTCCGCAACTTCTACATCAGCATTCCTGATGAGCTGATCAAAGCAGCGAAGCTGGATGGGGCGGGGTTCTTTACCATCTTCTTCAAAATCCTGCTGCCACTTTCAACGCCGATTATTATGGTGACTGTGATTTGGCAGTTCACATCAATCTGGAACGACTTCTTGTTTGGTGTGGTGTATTCAGGGTCGGACACACAGCCGATTACGGTAGCACTTAACAACTTGGTGAATACCAGCACAGGTGTGAAGGAATACAACGTGGATATGGCCGCGGCCATCATCGCCGCTCTACCGACGTTGCTGGTTTACGTGCTGGCAGGAAAATATTTTGTTCGTGGCCTGACCGCCGGATCAGTAAAAGGATAA
- a CDS encoding ABC transporter ATP-binding protein encodes MATLELKQIRKTYPKAEQETLKGIDISIDSGEFLILVGPSGCGKSTLMNTIAGLEGISSGEIVIDGRDVSVVEPKDRDIAMVFQSYALYPNMTVRGNIAFGLKIRKMPDAEIDAEVQRVAEMLQIDHLLDRKPSQLSGGQRQRVAMGRALARRPKLYLFDEPLSNLDAKLRVEMRHQIKRLHQQLNTTIVYVTHDQIEAMTLADRIAVMKDGELQQLGTPQEIYNTPNNMFVAGFMGSPSMNFIKTMVDLDDEQQPVIKVKGGNDQEHHIRLPNSMREQDGKEVVIGLRPEHITEKENEESGATTQLDLQLEVLEPTGPDTIAMIKVNDQEVACRLSPEFDARVGQVALLHFDLSKAVFFDAQTEQRIEFH; translated from the coding sequence ATGGCAACTTTAGAACTCAAACAGATCCGTAAAACCTACCCAAAAGCGGAACAGGAAACCCTCAAGGGAATCGATATCAGCATTGACTCGGGGGAGTTTCTGATTTTGGTTGGCCCATCGGGCTGTGGTAAATCAACCCTGATGAATACCATTGCTGGCCTAGAAGGTATCAGTTCAGGTGAAATCGTGATCGATGGCCGTGATGTCTCAGTCGTGGAGCCAAAAGATCGTGATATTGCGATGGTTTTCCAGTCGTACGCTTTGTACCCGAACATGACGGTGCGTGGCAACATCGCGTTTGGCCTTAAGATCCGTAAAATGCCCGACGCTGAGATTGATGCTGAAGTGCAGCGTGTGGCCGAGATGCTACAAATCGACCACTTGCTGGACCGCAAGCCGTCTCAGCTATCAGGTGGTCAGCGTCAGCGTGTTGCGATGGGACGAGCCTTAGCGCGTCGACCTAAGTTATATCTGTTTGATGAACCATTATCGAATCTGGACGCAAAACTCCGTGTCGAAATGCGTCATCAGATCAAACGCCTTCATCAGCAACTCAATACCACCATTGTTTATGTTACTCATGATCAGATTGAAGCCATGACTTTGGCTGATCGCATTGCCGTGATGAAAGATGGTGAATTGCAGCAACTGGGCACACCTCAGGAAATCTACAATACGCCCAACAATATGTTTGTTGCCGGTTTTATGGGATCACCATCGATGAACTTCATTAAGACCATGGTTGATCTTGATGATGAGCAGCAGCCTGTGATTAAAGTCAAAGGTGGTAACGATCAGGAACACCATATCCGTTTACCTAACTCAATGCGTGAGCAAGATGGTAAGGAAGTTGTGATTGGTTTGCGTCCAGAGCACATTACTGAAAAAGAAAATGAGGAATCGGGCGCTACCACGCAACTGGATCTGCAACTTGAGGTTCTGGAACCCACTGGGCCAGATACTATCGCAATGATTAAAGTCAACGATCAGGAGGTGGCATGCCGATTGTCTCCGGAGTTTGATGCTCGTGTTGGTCAGGTTGCTCTCCTGCATTTTGATCTGTCAAAAGCGGTATTCTTTGATGCGCAAACAGAACAAAGGATAGAGTTCCATTGA
- the clpP gene encoding ATP-dependent Clp endopeptidase proteolytic subunit ClpP, whose protein sequence is MSYQEKNAMSPILDALVPMVVEQTSRGERSYDIYSRLLKERVIFLTGQVEDHMANLVVAQLLFLESENPDKDIFLYINSPGGSVTAGMSIYDTMQFIKPNVSTVCMGQACSMGAFLLAGGAPGKRYVLPNSRVMIHQPLGGFQGQASDIQIHAQEILTIKQKLNKLLAEHTGQPLEVIERDTDRDNFMAAEQAVEYGLVDAVLTHRGE, encoded by the coding sequence ATGAGCTACCAAGAAAAAAATGCAATGTCACCAATTTTAGACGCGCTGGTACCAATGGTGGTTGAACAAACTTCCCGTGGTGAACGTTCTTACGATATTTACTCTCGTCTACTCAAAGAGCGCGTGATTTTCTTAACAGGTCAAGTGGAAGACCACATGGCAAATCTTGTCGTGGCCCAACTGCTTTTCTTAGAATCTGAAAATCCTGATAAAGATATTTTTCTCTACATCAACTCGCCAGGTGGCAGTGTGACTGCCGGCATGTCAATCTATGACACTATGCAGTTCATCAAACCGAATGTGAGCACGGTATGTATGGGGCAAGCATGCTCAATGGGCGCTTTCCTTCTTGCTGGTGGTGCGCCAGGTAAGCGCTATGTGTTACCAAACTCACGAGTGATGATTCACCAGCCTTTGGGCGGTTTCCAAGGTCAGGCATCAGACATCCAAATTCACGCTCAAGAAATTTTGACTATCAAGCAGAAGCTAAACAAACTGCTTGCTGAACATACAGGTCAACCTCTTGAAGTGATTGAGCGTGATACTGATCGTGATAACTTTATGGCGGCAGAGCAAGCGGTGGAATACGGTTTGGTTGATGCTGTGCTCACTCATCGCGGTGAGTAA
- a CDS encoding TRAP transporter small permease produces the protein MEQSIFARIGKVTDAIEETLIAFFLGAMTLLTFANVIFRYVFNDNILWALELTVFLFAWMVLVGASYGVKKHFHIGVDVIINMAPEQLRKVYALLAAACCLTFSILLLIGSWNYWYPFVTERAWYETDDIPMPEMLQFLADWLNEGERYEKLPRFIPYMALPIGMALMTFRFIQITVQIATGKLDRLIAGHEAEEELEALKEELKDAGEAMEPKQTNDKSKES, from the coding sequence ATGGAACAGTCAATTTTTGCCAGAATAGGAAAGGTGACAGATGCTATCGAGGAAACGCTGATTGCGTTTTTCTTGGGAGCAATGACACTGCTGACCTTTGCTAATGTGATTTTTCGATATGTCTTTAATGACAATATTCTTTGGGCTCTTGAGCTCACCGTTTTCCTTTTTGCCTGGATGGTGCTTGTTGGTGCATCTTATGGTGTGAAAAAACACTTTCATATCGGTGTTGATGTCATTATCAACATGGCACCAGAACAGCTACGCAAAGTGTATGCGCTACTTGCCGCAGCTTGCTGTCTTACCTTCTCAATACTTCTTTTGATCGGTTCGTGGAACTACTGGTATCCGTTTGTTACAGAGCGTGCTTGGTATGAGACGGATGATATTCCCATGCCTGAAATGTTGCAGTTCCTGGCTGACTGGCTGAACGAAGGAGAGCGTTATGAAAAGTTGCCACGCTTTATTCCTTATATGGCGCTGCCGATTGGCATGGCACTGATGACATTCCGTTTTATTCAAATCACCGTACAAATCGCAACCGGTAAATTAGACCGTTTGATTGCAGGTCATGAAGCAGAAGAAGAACTTGAGGCGCTGAAAGAAGAGCTCAAAGACGCTGGTGAAGCGATGGAGCCCAAGCAAACCAATGATAAGAGCAAGGAGAGCTAA
- a CDS encoding sigma-54-dependent transcriptional regulator has product MYDVYFIDDESDIRLAIEQSFELEEISAQFFASAEEALLAMKRDGLPKVVISDICLPGLSGENLLSTILHQDKDVPVILITGHGDISMAVNALRNGAYDFIEKPFPIDRLIDTTRRALEKRDLTLENQDLKRSLKASQTLGPRIIGDTPSIQMLRETISHIADTDADILLFGETGTGKELVARSIHEQSSRRDANFVAINCGAVPENLIESELYGHEKGAFTGAETKRIGKFEHAQGGTLFLDEIESMPMQAQIRLLRVLQERVIERVGSNELLPLDIRVIAATKIDLKLAAEKGEFRQDLYYRLNIVTLDLPALRERKEDITTLFHHFLLVAASRYGKMVPALPNSTLSQLLSHDWPGNVRELRNAAERFVLLGKLTQFGENTEQSSQSHSLAEQVAEFERSVIEQALLESGGSIKQTMDKLSLARKTLYDKMQRYGLDKANYKSD; this is encoded by the coding sequence ATGTACGACGTCTATTTTATTGATGACGAAAGCGACATTCGCTTAGCCATAGAGCAAAGCTTTGAATTAGAGGAAATATCCGCGCAATTTTTTGCCAGTGCTGAAGAGGCACTTCTAGCGATGAAACGCGACGGATTACCCAAAGTCGTCATTTCCGATATCTGCTTACCCGGCCTGTCAGGAGAGAACCTACTCTCAACGATTCTCCATCAAGATAAAGATGTCCCTGTGATTCTCATTACCGGCCATGGTGACATTTCAATGGCGGTCAATGCCCTCAGAAATGGTGCTTATGATTTTATCGAAAAGCCCTTTCCTATCGACCGACTGATTGATACCACTCGCCGAGCATTAGAAAAGCGTGATCTCACCTTGGAGAATCAAGATCTCAAACGCAGCCTCAAAGCGAGCCAGACGCTCGGCCCAAGGATCATAGGTGACACGCCCTCTATACAGATGCTGAGAGAGACCATTTCTCATATTGCCGATACCGACGCCGATATCCTCTTATTCGGTGAAACAGGGACGGGCAAAGAACTGGTTGCTCGTTCGATTCATGAACAAAGTTCAAGACGCGACGCGAACTTTGTCGCCATCAACTGTGGCGCAGTGCCTGAGAACCTCATTGAAAGTGAACTCTATGGCCACGAAAAAGGAGCATTTACAGGTGCTGAAACTAAGCGTATCGGTAAGTTTGAACACGCTCAGGGGGGAACCCTATTCCTTGATGAGATAGAATCCATGCCGATGCAGGCACAAATTCGCTTACTGCGCGTGCTTCAAGAAAGAGTGATCGAACGCGTTGGATCCAATGAATTACTCCCGCTCGATATACGGGTCATTGCGGCCACCAAAATTGACCTCAAACTGGCAGCAGAAAAAGGAGAATTTCGTCAAGATCTCTACTATCGCCTTAACATCGTCACACTGGATTTACCCGCACTGAGGGAACGTAAGGAAGACATCACAACCTTGTTTCATCATTTTTTACTGGTCGCCGCTTCCCGCTACGGAAAAATGGTGCCTGCGCTGCCTAACAGTACATTAAGCCAGCTCTTGAGCCACGATTGGCCCGGTAATGTACGCGAGTTAAGAAACGCCGCAGAGCGTTTTGTCTTGCTGGGTAAGCTGACTCAATTTGGAGAAAATACAGAGCAAAGCTCTCAGTCACACTCACTGGCGGAACAAGTCGCTGAGTTCGAGCGAAGTGTCATAGAGCAAGCCTTGCTTGAATCGGGAGGAAGCATTAAACAGACCATGGATAAACTGAGCTTGGCGAGAAAAACACTGTATGACAAAATGCAGCGCTACGGATTAGATAAAGCCAACTATAAATCGGATTAA